In Arthrobacter sp. MN05-02, the genomic stretch CCGCGGATCTGCGGCCGGCTCGCTCAGGCCCAGTACCATCCGGCCCGCGGGTCGGCCTGCCCGCTTGGCCACCTCCGCCCGGAAGCCGTCCAGGACGTGCTCCAGCACGCTGCGTCCGACGTCCGGCGCGCAGAGCAGGACGGAGAAGGCTGCGGCTCCTGCGCTGAAGAGGACGGGCGCGACGCCGACGGTCGCCTGGAGAGCGAGCGTGCGGTGGAGGAGGGCCGCCTCGTGGGGGTCGCCGCCGACGCCGTCGGACAGCTCGTGCACCACCGCGAGGCGCCACGGACCATGGCCGCCGAGCTCGCGCCACCCCCGCAGCTCGTCGACGGCGCCCGCCACACCCCGGCACGCCGCGAGGAAGGTGGCCTCCCGCTGCGTTCGCCGCGCGGAGGACGCCGTATCGGTCTCGAGGAGCAGCTCCGCGAGCCGGTCGATGGTCGGCCGGGCCGCGGGGAGGACGGCGAGGATCTCGGAGGCGGGGTCGTCGATGGACTGCTGCTGCACCCAGAGATAACCCACCCGGAAGCCCCGCACGAGCAACGGGACGCAGACGCGCCCCAGCATGCCGAGATCCTCGTTGGCGGGGACGGCGACGGCACGCACGGCCTGCGCGATCCCGTGGCGGAGCTGCCACTCGCTGACGTCGGCGGGGACCTTCTTGCTCAGCAGGAAGTTCACGCGGACCCGGTCCGCCGTGGTCTGGTGGCTGCTGTAGGCCAGGAGCACGCCGTCGGGATCCTCGAGGGGAGAGTCCGCGACCGAGCTTCTGCGCGATGGATTCGACGACGTCCTCGATGGCCTGGTTCTGCACAGGCCAACATTAGGCGGGCGCGCCGTCCGAAGCGACATCTGCCGCCCCGGAACTCGACATCTGTCGATGGCATTCTCCGGCCCGCGCTGCTAGTGGCCCAGCTCACAATGCCCCCGCGGCCCGGGATCCCGGGGTCGGCGCCGGATCCGCTCTGTCACCTCCGCTCGGAGCCGTCGGCGGAGGACCCAGAAGTCTGCCCACAGGCCCCGGCACGGTCCCTATTCTGGAGCTACCCCCGTCCGCCCGATCGCACCCCTGGAGAACCCAAATGATCATCGGCGTCCCCAAAGAAGTGAAGAACAACGAGTTCCGAGTAGCCATCACCGCCTCCGGTGTGCACGAGTTCAGGGCCCGCGGGCACGTCGTGCTCGTGGAACGCGGCGCCGGGACCGGCTCGAGCATCACCGACGCGGAATACGAGGCCGCCGGCGCGGAACTCGTGGATGCGGCCGACGACGTCTGGGCACGTGCCGACATGGTGATGAAGGTCAAGGAACCCGTCGCCGCCGAGTACCACCGCTTCCGGAAGGGACTCATCCTCTTCACCTACCTGCACCTCGCGGCGGAACCGGAACTGACCCGCGCGCTCCTCGACGCCGGCGTGACGGCCATCGCCTACGAGACCGTCCAGGACGGTCGGTCCCTGCCCCTGCTCGCACCGATGTCCGAGGTCGCCGGGCGTCTGTCCGTGCAGGTGGGAGCCCAGGTGATGACCGCCCCGCCGGCGGTCCCGGTCTGCTCCTCGGCGGCGTCGCGGGCGTCCGCGCCAAGGTCGTCGTCCTCGAGCGGGCGTCGCCGGGACCAACGCGACGGCGATGGCCGTGGGCACCGGGGCGGACGTCACCATCCTCGACATCGACATCGCACGGCTGCGCGAGCTCGACGCCCTGTACGCCGGACGCGTCGGACCGTGGCATCGAACTCCTCGAGATCGAGAAGTCGGTCCTCGAGGCCGATCTCGTCATCGGCTCCGTCCTCATCCGGGAGCCGGGCGCCGAAGCTCGTGACCAACGCGCTCGTGGCCCGCATGAAGCCGGGCAGCGTCCTCGTCGACATCGCCGTGGACCAGGGCGGGTGCTTCGAGGACTCCACGTCACGCACGAGGACCCCACATTCACCGTCCACGGCTCGCTCTTCTACTGCGTCGGCAACATGCCCGGCGCCGTGCCGAACACCTCGACCTACGCCCTGACCAACGTGACCCTCCGCTACGCCGTCGCACTCGCGGACAGGGGTGTGCGCGGGGCCTTCGAGGCCGACGCCGCACTCGCCCGCGGGCTGAACGTCGCCGCCGGCAGGGTGGCCCACCACTCGGTGTCCCAGGCACACGGCCTGGACCTGGCCGAGGACTGGACACAGCTGGTCTAGTCTCCACGGCCGGGGTCCGCCGCGCCGGCCCTGGCCGGACCGGTCCACCCGGCTCGACCGGGACCACCTGGAAGCTACCGGGAGCGCGGCCCCGGCAAGGTCCCGCACGGCCCGGCGGGCGCTACCGGGGCCGGGCCGGGAACGCCGCGTGGACCTGCTCGATGATCCGCACGACGGCGAGCGCGTCCTCCGCCGCAACCGGGACCGGCCCGCCCTCGATCGCCGCTGCGACGCCTTCGTAGAAGGACGGATAGGTGCCGGGGGCGATCGGAACCGGTGTGAGGTTCCCGTCGCGTCCAAGCAGCCCCCGCGCGTCGGCCGGCCCGGGGGCAGCCACGGCGCCAGGGGACATCCCCGCCGCGAGCAGGCCCTCCTGCGGATCCGTGCCGAGGACGGTGAGGCCCGCGTCGTCCCCGGTCACGCGGAAGCGGGAGCGGACCTGCGGCGCGAGCGTCCCGGCGTGCAGGGAACTCGTCACGCCGCCGAGGTGCTGGAGCACGAGGAAGACCGTGTCGTCCGCCGCGCCTCCCGCCCGGTCGATCCGCAGGTCCGCGAACGCCGGGACGGCGGGTCCGAACAGGACGAGCGCCTGGTCGATGAGGTGGGGGCCGAGATCGTAGAGGACTCCCCCGCCGGCGCCGGGCCCGGCAGCCCGCTTCCACGCCTTGGTGATGGACGGCTTCCAGGACTCCATCGCGGACTCGAAGGTCCGGACCCTGCCCAGGACGCCCGACTCCACCGTGGACCGCACGGTGAGGTAATCGCCGTCCCACCGGCGGTTGGAGAACGGCACGAGCAGGCGACCGGCCGCATGCGCTGTCTCGATCAGGCGTTCGCCGTCGTCCGCGCGCACCACGAAGGGCTTGTCGACCACCACGTGCAGCCCCCTGCCGAGCGCCGAGGCGGCCAGGGCGGCGTGGGTCGCGTTGGGCGTACTGATCACGGCCAGGTCCAGGTCCGGCACCGCCTCGAGTGCCTCGTCGAGGCTGTCGACGACGGCGGCGCCAGGGTAGGCGGTGCGGGCGGCGCGCCTGCGGTCCGTGCTGCGTGCCACCACGGCGGACAGCTCGAAGCGGGGATCGTGGGCGATCAGCGGGGCGTGGAAGACCCTGCCGCCATGGCCGAACCCGACCAGCACTGTGCGGATCGCTCCATGAGGTCCCTGCGCCACGCGACCACCGTCCTCGTTCCGCCACCGGACCCGTGGCCGGCGATGTCCAGTGTACGTGGGCATCGGCAGGCGTTACCCGTGCGCCCCTGCCGCCAGAGACGTCACCAGCACACGCCAGGAGGCCTGGAGCCGGGCCGTGGACATGCCCCTGGACTCCTGCAGATGGAGCAGGAGTCCGGCGTTGAGGAACGCGGCCAGCTGGTAGGCGCCGAGCTCCGGATCCGGCGCTCCGATCTGGCGCAGCAGCATGGACAGGTGCAGCCGGATGAGCTGCTGCGTCGGATGCTCCAGGTCCGCACCGCCCTGCTGCTCGGCGGCCCGCAGGATCTGTCCGTCGAAGCGCATCCTCTCGATGCTCGCCTCCCCGAAGGCGACCAGCCGCTCCAGGGGAGGGGCCCCCGGGCCCAGCGGTGGCGGCCCCGCCATGAAGGCCTGCTGGAAGGAACGGCCCGCGTCGTCGGCGAGGGCGTGCATCAGGCCCGCCCGGTTCCCGAACCGGCGGAAGACCGTCCCCTTGCCGACGCCCGCGCGCCGCGCCACGGCATCCGTGGTCAGCTTGTCCGGACCGCACGACGCCACGATCTCTGCCGCGGCATCGAGGAGGAGCCTCCGGTTGCGCGCAGCATCGGTCCGTTCTCCGTCGTCTCCCGGGACCCGGAGCAATTCCTCGCCCTGCATCCCGCAACTATAACGGCGGAATAAAACGGACCACGGTCCGCTTGAACAGGACAGACGCAGTACGCGCTCCTCTTTCGTCTCGACCTCACACCCCTGGGAGAACCGATGTCCACCACGATCCTGACCCTGGTCGGCAGCCTTCGCGAAGGCTCCATCAACCGCCAGCTCGCCGAAGCCGCCGTGGAGCACGCGCCGGATTCCGTCGACGTCGTCACCTTCGACGCCCTGAGCGAGGTCCCCTTCTACAACGAGGACATCGACAACGACGCCGACCGCCCGAAGGCCGCTGACGACCTCCGCGCCGCTGCCGCGGACGCCGACGCCCTGCTGCTCGTCTCCCCCGAGTACAACGGCACCATGCCCGCCGTGCTCAAGAACGCGATCGACTGGCTGTCCCGTCCCTACGGTGCCGGTGCCATCTCGAGCAAGCCAGCCGCCGTCATCGGATCCGCCTTCGGCCAGTACGGCGGAGTCTGGGCCCATGACGAGGCCCGCCGCGCCCTCGGGGTGGCCGGTGCCTCCGTGGTCGACGACGCCAAGCTGTCCATCGGTGGCTCGATCACCCGCTTCGCCGAGCTGCACCCGAAGGACGACAGCGAGGTAGCCGGTCAGGTGAGCGGGATCCTCGCCGCCCTGGCCGGTGCCACCGTACCCGTGGCGGCCTGATCTCCGGATGACGGACAAGACGCCGGCGCACTGCGCCGGCGTCTTTCATCGTTCCTGCCGCTGATCCGCCCGGTCAGTGCCAGAGGTTGTCCGCCCACGCGGCATCTCGGAGGTAGTCCCGGGCCGGACCGATCTCCCAGAGCTGGCCCTGCGATTCGAGGACGCCGTCGTTCTGCATCGACTCGACCGCCTCCGAGGAACACCCGAGGGCCTTCGAGAGATCGGCATCGTCAACGGCTAGCACGATGGTGTTCCTTGCATTCATGGTGCAGTCCTTCGCTCGATGGCTCGTGGCGGGACGGACCCTACAGGGGGTTGCGCGTCCCGTTCGTCATGACGACCTGCGGCTGCCAGGTCCGTGCGTACAGTCCCAGCGCGGCCTCTTCACGGGCCACGAAACCGAGACGATTGAGGGCCATGTGGGCCTGGTAGACCGTGAGGTGCTGCGCACTGCGGCTCACCCGGACCTTGTCGGCGCGGTAGAGGTAGGTATCGAGCGCCCGGTACCAGCGTCGCCGCCAGTTGAGCACCGCTGACTCGGCGGCGGTCGCGGCCATCAGCGCGTGGAATCCCGATGCCTTGGAGGCCACCTGGGCGGTCATCGCCTCCCGGACGCCGGCGGCCCGGGGGCCGACGTCGGCGGTGCAGGTGCGCAGGTGGCTGTCCCAGTAGAAGTCCCAGGAGAGGCGCCGGCGGTCGGGCCAGCCCGCCGAACGGGGACCGCGCATCATGCTCTGGGCGGCATCGAACAGGACGAGCGCGCCGAGCGCCGAGCGGCTGTGGATGCGCGGGAAGCGCTGGTTGGCCCAGACGGCGAGTTCGCTACTGAGCTCGAAGACCTCCTCCGCCAGGTCGAGGCCCTCGACGCCGCCGTACTTGACGAGATTCGCCTCCAGGAGCGGATCCGCCATCTCCTGGCCGCCGGAATAGTAGGTGTTGCCCGCAGGGGAGGTGAACTGCTGCCGGACCGCCAGCAGCGGAAGGGTCCGTGCACTGCGGACCTGGAGCGCGCGCTGGAAGGCGCGGAGCCTCTCGAGGACCCGGGGATGGGCGTGGATGCTGAGCCTGATCTGGCTGACGACGCCGGTGGACGCATGCTCGCACCGGGTGAAGTACCAGCGCTTCGCGCCGAGTGCCTGTGCCTGCGCCACCAGCGGGGTGACCAGCTCTTCGATGATGCCGTCCGCTACATCGAAGCCACCCGTCGAGAGGGAGAGATGCCACCATTGAGTGCTGACGGTCGTTCGTGAGGCGGTTCGAACGGCTGTCACCTGACTCATGGCTCTCTCCTTCAGGGTCTGTGGTCACCCCCGCTGGGGCGGGTTCCGGGTGGGGCCGCCGGGCTCTAGTCCGGGGCTCCCTGTTACTTGGGCCAGTCCCAGCTACTCGCCGTCAGCTGGCTCTTCGGCCAATCCCAGCTGCCTGCGCTGACGGACTGACCTGCCGGCACAACAGCTCCCACCAGGATCAACAGGCCTGCCGTTGCGCCGAGTAACTTCTTCATGGCGATCCTTCCTTGCCCGTCGTCCGGGAGGTCGAGCTGTCCGGTACTGCGACTCCGCAGTACCCGTTTCCTTCGGGAAGCCCCTCGGCCTTCCCTCTGAACCGGCTCAATCAGGATGTCCGCCGGCGGCAGGCAGTGTCCAGCGGTACGGATGGCCGTTTGTGGACATGACGCGAAGCGGACTCGGGCGCCCGGGTCGGGCAGCCGGCCGGCCCTGATTCGCGCCGGAATTCCGCGGGAGGACGGCGGAATCGTGCTCCTACCGCACGGCGGAATTGCCAGCCGCACCGAACTGTCATTAACTGGACATGTCATGTTTTTCACGACATCGTGATGCTGCCGGCCGTCCGGTGGCCGGGGACGAGGACTGCTCATGCTGGATGCGACGTCGCTCGAGGTCTACCGGTACGCGGTCGGGCATCCCGGCTGGACGCGTGCGGACGCCTCCGAAGCGCTGGGCCTGACCCTGCGCCGTATCGACGCGGCCATCGGCGAACTGTCCGGGCGGCGACTCCTCAGCCCGCAGGCGGGCAGCGAAGAGGGACTCGTGGCCGTGTCGCCCGACGTCGCCCTGGCCGACCTCGTCGACGCCGACGAGCGTGCCCTGCAGGAACTGAGAACCCGGATCAGCGGCCGGCGCCGTGAACTCTCGAGCCTGCTCCCCACGTTCCTCGAAGCACGGAAGAGCGTCCTCGCCAGCACCTCCGTCGAGACGCTCGAGGACCCCCACCTCATTCATCGGGTCCTCATCGACTACGGTCGCGACGTCACCGAGAAGGTCTACATCGCCCAGCCCGGACAGGGTTCGACGGCGGACGTCCACGAGGAGAGCGTGCGCAAGGACCTGGAGCTGCTGGAGAACGGGGTGCGGCGGCGGACGCTCTACGACACGAGCACGCGTGACCACGTGCCCACCCGCAAGGCCGTCGAGGCCATCGCGGCCGGCGGTGGCGAATTCGGCGTCCTGCCCTTCATCCCCCTGCGCATGCTGATCTTCGACGACAAGCTCGCCCTCGTGGGCCGCCAGCTGACCCGCGACGACAAGGCCGCCCTGGTCATCCGGGACCACAGCCTCATCAACATCTTCACGCACCTGTTCGACATCGCCTGGGAGGTCAGCGAGTCCTTCCTCGCTCCCCAGCAGGTCGAGTCACCGCTCAGCAGCATGCAGCGCTCGATCATCCAGGGCCTGGCGAACGGCCTGTCCGACGAGTCGATCGCCCGCCGCCTGGACATCAACGTGAGGACCTGCCGTCGTCACATCGCCTGGATGCTGGAGACACTCCGGGCCGACAGCCGGTTCCAGGCTGCGCTGAAGGCCCGTGAGGCCGGCTGGGTCTGATCGGTACTCGGCGTCGGGACGGCGCACGCACTACCGGTCAACAGCTGTTGCCTGACGGTGAACCCGGGCCTAGACTCTGGGCGTGACGTCCTCCAGCGAAGCCTCCGCCGACCTCCTGCCCGCCGAGACCGAAGCCGCCCTCGAACGAGCAGTCGATTCCGCCACCCGCCATGACAGGCTCTTCTCGCTGCGGGCGGCCAACATCAAGCAGTCCGCGGTGCGCGATGTCTTCGACATCTCGATCCGCCCGGGACTCGTCTCCCTCGCGGGCGGGAGTCCCTACCTGAAGTCCCTGCCCCTCGAGGACCTCGGGCGCACCGCCCAGAAGATCATCGCCGAGCACGGCCTCGAAGCCCTGCAGTACGGCGGCGGACAGGGGATGACCGAGCTGCGTGAACTGGTCTGCGACGTCATGGCGGCGGAGGGCATCGAAGGCGCCCACCCCGACGACGTCGTGATCACCACGGGTTCGCAGTCGGCGCAGGACGTCGCCGCGAAGGTCTTCTGCAATCCCGGCGACGTGATCCTGTGCGAGGACCCCACCTACGTGGGCGCCCTGAACACGTTCGAGGCCTACGAGGTCGACGTCGTCACCGTCCCCATGGACGACGCGGGCCTGATCCCGGACGAGCTCGAACGCGTCATCGCCGAGCTCGAGGCGCAGGGCCGCGCCGTCAAGATGCTCTACACCATCCCCAGCTTCAACAACCCGAGTGGCATCACGCTGGCTGCCGAGCGTCGCCAGCGCGTCGTCGACATCTGCCGCGCCCACACCATCCTCGTCCTCGAGGACAACCCCTACGGCATGCTCCGGTTCGACGGCGAACCCCTCAAGCCCATGCGCGCCGACAACCCCGACGACGTGATCTACCTCGGCTCCTTCTCGAAGATCTTCGCGCCCGGGGTTCGGCTCGGCTGGGCACTGGTGCCGAAGCACCTCTACCGCCGGTTCTACCTCGCCTGCGAGGCCGTGGTGCTGTGCCCGTCCCCGCTCACGCAGATGCTCGTGACCGCCTACCTCACCGAGTACGACTGGCAGGGGCACCTGCGCACCATGCGCAGCCTGTACCGCGAGCGGTGCGACGCCATGCTGGGCGCGCTCGCCGAGGAACTGCCGGAAGGGGTCCACTGGACCACACCCGACGGCGGGTTCTTCGTCTGGGTCACCCTGCCCGAGGGCATCGACACCTATCCCCTGCTGTACAAGGCGATCGACGCCGGCGTCGTGTTCATCCCCGGAGCCGCGTTCACGCCGTCGGACGATCCCTCCAACAAGCTCCGCCTCGCGTTCAGCGCCGTGGCGCCGGAGGACATCGTCGAGGGCGTCCGGCGCCTCGCTCCGATCCTGCGCCAGGCGATCGAGGACAAGCGGCGCTGATGCGGTAACGCCGGCGGGCGGTCCCTCGACCGCCGCCGTGCGCGCAGGCCGGCGCTCCCGATGCGGGAGCGTCAGCGGGGCGGGCGCTTCTGCTGGCGCAGCGTCACCGCGATCGAGACGAGGGCCGCTCCGATCACGAGGATGGACAGCCGCGCCACGGTGCCGAGACCCGGGAAGGCCAGCTGCAGGACGGTCGATGCGAGAAACCCGAGTGCGACGACGAGCAGGAGCCTGCTCAGCGGATAGCGCGCACGTGGCCGCCGGCCGGGCCCCTCACCGGGTAGCTGCTGGTTCATGAGCCCACCCTAGTCGAGCAGCAGTGCCGGCTCC encodes the following:
- a CDS encoding transcriptional regulator (possible pseudo due to frameshift); translated protein: MLLAYSSHQTTADRVRVNFLLSKKVPADVSEWQLRHGIAQAVRAVAVPANEDLGMLGRVCVPLLVRGFRVGYLWVQQQSIDDPASEILAVLPAARPTIDRLAELLLETDTASSARRTQREATFLAACRGVAGAVDELRGWRELGGHGPWRLAVVHELSDGVGGDPHEAALLHRTLALQATVGVAPVLFSAGAAAFSVLLCAPDVGRSVLEHVLDGFRAEVAKRAGRPAGRMVLGLSEPAADPRSLEGAFQQAQHAVQAAAVDPNLARVCPYSEIGVYQFLGAVGWQAPALGSVHFAELSEADRLDELLPVLELLYDKNGSVQDVAAQLHLHRSSVYNRLSRIRSVIGVDPLAGLVRLELHLALKARRWRSRPRFEQS
- a CDS encoding hypothetical protein (possible pseudo due to frameshift) — translated: MLRGLHVTHEDPTFTVHGSLFYCVGNMPGAVPNTSTYALTNVTLRYAVALADRGVRGAFEADAALARGLNVAAGRVAHHSVSQAHGLDLAEDWTQLV
- a CDS encoding oxidoreductase, which gives rise to MLVGFGHGGRVFHAPLIAHDPRFELSAVVARSTDRRRAARTAYPGAAVVDSLDEALEAVPDLDLAVISTPNATHAALAASALGRGLHVVVDKPFVVRADDGERLIETAHAAGRLLVPFSNRRWDGDYLTVRSTVESGVLGRVRTFESAMESWKPSITKAWKRAAGPGAGGGVLYDLGPHLIDQALVLFGPAVPAFADLRIDRAGGAADDTVFLVLQHLGGVTSSLHAGTLAPQVRSRFRVTGDDAGLTVLGTDPQEGLLAAGMSPGAVAAPGPADARGLLGRDGNLTPVPIAPGTYPSFYEGVAAAIEGGPVPVAAEDALAVVRIIEQVHAAFPARPR
- a CDS encoding TetR family transcriptional regulator produces the protein MQGEELLRVPGDDGERTDAARNRRLLLDAAAEIVASCGPDKLTTDAVARRAGVGKGTVFRRFGNRAGLMHALADDAGRSFQQAFMAGPPPLGPGAPPLERLVAFGEASIERMRFDGQILRAAEQQGGADLEHPTQQLIRLHLSMLLRQIGAPDPELGAYQLAAFLNAGLLLHLQESRGMSTARLQASWRVLVTSLAAGAHG
- a CDS encoding FMN reductase codes for the protein MSTTILTLVGSLREGSINRQLAEAAVEHAPDSVDVVTFDALSEVPFYNEDIDNDADRPKAADDLRAAAADADALLLVSPEYNGTMPAVLKNAIDWLSRPYGAGAISSKPAAVIGSAFGQYGGVWAHDEARRALGVAGASVVDDAKLSIGGSITRFAELHPKDDSEVAGQVSGILAALAGATVPVAA
- the avtA gene encoding GntR family transcriptional regulator; protein product: MTSSSEASADLLPAETEAALERAVDSATRHDRLFSLRAANIKQSAVRDVFDISIRPGLVSLAGGSPYLKSLPLEDLGRTAQKIIAEHGLEALQYGGGQGMTELRELVCDVMAAEGIEGAHPDDVVITTGSQSAQDVAAKVFCNPGDVILCEDPTYVGALNTFEAYEVDVVTVPMDDAGLIPDELERVIAELEAQGRAVKMLYTIPSFNNPSGITLAAERRQRVVDICRAHTILVLEDNPYGMLRFDGEPLKPMRADNPDDVIYLGSFSKIFAPGVRLGWALVPKHLYRRFYLACEAVVLCPSPLTQMLVTAYLTEYDWQGHLRTMRSLYRERCDAMLGALAEELPEGVHWTTPDGGFFVWVTLPEGIDTYPLLYKAIDAGVVFIPGAAFTPSDDPSNKLRLAFSAVAPEDIVEGVRRLAPILRQAIEDKRR